The Fibrobacterota bacterium DNA window TGAGACGGGCCTTCATTTGCGTGGTCTTGCGGCCTTCCTTGCGAAACACCCGGTAGGTCCCCGGCGGCAACGCGAGGATGGCATCCTTGCCCTTCTCCTTCCGGAATTCCGCCATCACCAGGGACTTCGCGTCGGCCACCAGCAAATCGCCATCGAGATCGGGCTTGAACCGGAGGCCGCCGCGGCCCGAATTCAGATCGGTCAGCACCACGTCGCCTTGCACGTCCAGGTTGAGCGCCGCCATGGCATGCTGGGCCCCGCCGCGGGAATCCTCCGTTTCCACCAAGGTCTTCTGGAAGGCGTACTGGTAGGCTTCCATTAAGGTTACGCGCCGATCGCCGGACACGTCGCCGGCCCCGCGCAAGGCGGTCATCAGGTTATGGGTGAAGAACGATCCCTGGAATTGATCCGATTCCTGCGCGTTCTCGTCGGGGGCGCTGGACGCGATCAGAACCGAACCTTCGGTGTTCAGCTTATCCTCGACGAGGAAGGGCTCGACCAGCCGGGCGCCTTTCAGGCGCGTGATGGCCCCGCTCTGGCAGGCATCCAGGATGCCGATGCGCAGCTTGGCGGGGATTTTCTCGATATGCTCCTTCAGATCCTTGAGCGGATATTCCTTGGGCCCCAGTTTCAAGTGGGTACCGGTGCCGTGGCCGGAGTAGTAGAAGAGGAAGATCACCTCATCGGAGGGAGCGGCCGCCAGGCTCTTGGCGCGGATGTCCTCGAAAGCCCGATCGAGATCTTCCGGCCGCGGCGACTTGAGCAGGAGCAGGTTGTCCTCTTGCACGCCACCCGCTTCGACCAGGAGCTCGGCCATCTTCTGCGCATCGGCTTCGGCGTATTGCAGGCGCGGATCGTCGTCCAGCCCGCGGTTATGGCCGGCCACCAAGGCCAAGCGGACGGTCTTGGCGGAAGCCGGCAAGACCACGGCAGCGAGAAGGATGGCGATCAGGGTCGGCGATTTCATGGGCGTACTTTCTTGCGCAACAGGAAAAAGGAAACGCGGGATCCGGAAGGGGCGCCATCGGATAAAACCCGCTCCAGGCCGGGAAGATGGCGGGCGGATCGGCCCCAGGCCCCTCGCAGCCAGGCTTCCAAGGCGAGGGTGTCCGACGGCGAAGGCGTCCAGATTCCCACCAGAGCCTCATCGGCGGGATCGGCGTCCAGCTCCAGGGCGAACGGGAAGGTCTTGTCCTGCCCGGCGGGCGAGATGGAATCGGCTCCGGCGCAGGAAAGGCACCCGATACGGCCGTTGGCGTCGAGGGAAAAGAAACGGATGAATCCGCTCCGGTCGGCGGAGTAAAAGGCCTGCAGCCGATCGCCGGGCCGATACCATCCCCCGCTCTTGGCCGGCAGGATGCTCGCCCCGCGCTTAAGCAGATAGCCGATGCGGAAGCCCTCTCCTTTGATGCGGGTGGCCTCTCTGTCCATCCCCGCTCCGGCGGGGAAGTATCGAATCGCGAGCGCCGCCGCCAGAGCCAAGGTCGCGAAAGCCAAGGCCGGACGAGGCGATAGCAAGGTCCTGACCCATCCCGGCCATGTGGGCCGGGCCCGGGTTTGGGATCGGGTTTGGGTCTGGGTCCGGGCCCCGGCGCGCAACGATTCCATCACCCGGCGCGTAAACTCCGGATCGGGAGGCGCCGGCCGCTTCCTCTCTTCCAGCCATGCGGACCACTCGCGGTCCAATTCTTGGGCGTCCATAGGTTATCCCTTCCTCCCGAATCCGCGCAGCTTGACTTGCAGAGCTTCCCTCGCCCGGCTCACCCGCGATCGGATCGTCCCCGCATTCGTCCCTTGTATCACCGCCGCCTCTTCATAACCGAAGCCTTCCACCACGGTTAACTCGAAGGCCATCCGTTGCTCCGGATTCATGTCCTCCAAAGCGTCTTCCAACAGCATCCGGATGCGCAGCCGGCGGGCGGGATCGCCCGGATCGGGGGCGGGCAGGTTTTCATGATCCTCCAGCTTTTCCGTCGCCTTCCGTTTGCGGCTGCGCACCAAGTCGAGGCAGCCGTTGCGCGCGATGGCGAACAGCCAGGTGGAAAAGCCGGCCTGGTTGCGGCCCGTATAGCTCCCGAGCGATTGAAAGGCCTTCAAGAAGGCGTCCTGGGCCAAATCCCGCGCGGCCTCCGGATCCCGTATCATGCGGTTGAGGAACCCGATCAACGGCCCTTGGTAGCGATCCACGAGGCCGGCGAAGGCATCGAGGTCCCCGCCGCGAATGCGTTCCAGTAGGACTTCGTCCCCTTCCGAGGTGGCCAGGTCAGATTTCATGGGTATTCGATGTAGGACGCCGGAAATGTGGAAAAGTTCGCTTTTTCTTCCGAATCGGCGGTTGCTCAGCAAAGGACTGGGATTGTACTCTTTTTTAACTATTTTCGCAGATCCCCAATGTGGTTACCCTGAGTAGCGTAGGCTTCGAATTTTTCATCATCGCCGCTTTGATCCTGGTGAACGGTCTGTTCGCCATGACCGAGATCGCCGTGGTTTCGGCGCGCAAGGCCCGTTTGCAGCAATGGGCCAACGAGGGCAACCGGCGCGCCCAAAACGCCTTGGACTTGGCCAACTCCCCCAATCGCTTCCTGGCCACCATCCAGGTGGTCATCACCATGTTTACCTTGCTCACCGGCGCCTACGGCGGCAGCACCATCGCCGAAAAGATTTCCGCGCATTTGCAGGGCCTTCCCTGGGTGGGCCAGTATCACGAACGCATCGGCCTCTCCATGGTGGTGGTCGCCGTCGGATTCCTGCAAGTGGTCTTCGGCGAGCTCGTACCCAAGACCGTGGCCCTGAATCATGCCGAGCAAATCGCATCCATCGTGGCCTGGCCCATGCAGCTCATTTCCCGGCTGGCCTCCCCCATCGTTTCCTTCCTCGGGCTGTTCACCGACGCCATCCTGCGCATGGTGGGAAGCAAGCCCTCCACCGAGCCTCCCGTCACCGGGGACGAAATCAACGTCATGATCGCGCAAGGCACGGAGGCGGGGGTTTTCCAGGAATCCCAGCAGGACATGGTGGAAAGCGTCATCGAGCTGAACGAGAGGCGCATCAATACCATCATGACCCCGCGGCCGGAAATCGTATGGCTCGACGTGGAAGCGTCCTTGGATGAGAGCAAGGAAAAGATCCTGGGTTCATCCTATTCGCGCTTTCCCCTATGCCGGGATAGCCTGGACGAAATCCTCGGCATCGTGCACACCAAGGATTTGCTGGCCGATTGCATCGCAGGCAAACCGCTGGACCTGGTTAGCAAGGCGCGCAAAGCCCTTACCATCCCCGAAACCATTCCCGTGCTCAAGTCGCTGGAGTCCTTCAAGGAATCGGGCATCCATATCGCCCTGGTGATCGACGAGTACGGCAGCTTGCAAGGGCTGGTCACCCTTAACGATATCCTCGAGAGCATCGTGGGCAACATCGCGTCCCATGATCAGAAGGAAGAGAAGCCGGGCGCCGTGCGGCGCGAAGACGGGTCCTGGTTGGTGGACGGCATGCAGCCCGTGGAGGATTTCAAGGACCTGATGGAGATCGACGACCTTCCCGAGGAAGGCACGGACACCTACCAGACCCTGGGCGGCTTCGTGATGATGCAGCTAGGGCGCATCCCCAAGCCCGGCGATCATTTCCAGAGCGGCGACGTCCGCTACGAAGTAATGGATATGGACGGCAACCGGGTGGACAAGGTGCTCGTCAAGAAGGAGGAGCCCCCGCCGGATTCCCAGGCGGAAGATCGGGCTGGGGAGGAGAAGGGCTGAGGGAACGGGACTGCAGGCCTCCCTGGCCCCAGACCCATTCCTTCTTCGCATCCTCCGCTTCCAACTCCTTGGCATGCCCGTAAAAATCGAGGATGCCTCCCCAAATCAGCTTTTCCGTGACCGCGAACCGGCCCGAATGGCTGGAGGGGGTCAGTATGACGGAAGCGAGCCGCTGCTTTTCATCGTCCAGGTCCTTCTCGGCCTTCTTGAGGCCCGAGTACGCATCGGCCACCGCCTTGAGATCCGCCTTCACCCGGTCCGACATCACGGCCCCGTACTTGGCGACCATGGCCTTCATGTGCATCAGTTTCTTTTCCAGGGGCTCCAGCTTGTGCGGGATCTCCGCCTTGAGGCGCTCCACTTCGCGCAAGCGGATCTTGGCCGCTTCCGCCGCCTTATCCACGATGTGGATGTGCGTATGGCATCCTTCGGCCCCAAGATCGGCGATCTCGACCTCGCCGTAAGCGCGGATCTCGCCCCCGACCACGGCGCATCCCGGCTTTCCCGCCTTCAGGTGCATGGCCGTAACCTGGCAGTTACGTAATCCCTTGGCAACTTCCACGGCGCCGTCCCCGCACTCGATGCGGACGTCCTGGGCCGCCATCAGCTTGATCCCCGTTTTGGCGGCGACGCGGCCCTTGCCATGGCCGAAGACGCACCCTTTGACGGTCACCGTCGCCGAATGGGACACGACTTCCGCGCCCTCGACCGTCCCTTCCACGGTGATGTTCCCGTCGGCCTCAACCGTGAAGCCTTCCTTCACGTTGCCCAGCACCAGGATGTCGCCATGGTAATGCAGGTTACCGGTGTGGAAATCCACGTCGCCTTTCAGCGTATAGGTGACCCCGACGCAGAGGGCGCCCGCATTGTGGTATACGAACCCGCCCACGGCGGCCACCAGGCTCATGCCATCGGGGCTGACGGTGGTATTGGCGCCCAGTTTGAATTGAGCATCCTTCGCCGCCGGCGCCGGCAGAGGCTTGCCGAAGATGTCCTCGCCCGGCGCGGCCGGTACCATGGGCGTCTTTACCGCCAGCACGTCGCCCTTTTTCACCTGATGGATGTTATCCACGTTCTTATAGTCGGCCTTGCCATCCTTTTTCATCACCGGCGCCAGATCGCTATCGACCTTGATCGATTCCTGGATCACGGCGTCCTTGCCCGGTTTGGGAAGCAGGCCCTGGGCGATGACTTGCCCGCGATCGTACTGCTTGCCTTGGATCATGCGATCGACCGCCGACCAATCGACGCCCTTCACGACTTTCAGGCTTTGCAACTTCTTGGCGACGTCTTCCCGCGTCAGGGTCAGACCCGCGGCGGCGATGGCGCTCTTGATGGTCAAGACCGCGCGCTGGGGTTCGGTTTTGATTTCCAGGTAATCGCCAGGGTTGGCTACGGAGGGAGAGGCAGGTTTTCCGGCCTCGGCAGTTTTCCCTGCCACCGTAGGAGCGCTAGTGGCCCCGGGAGCGGTCGTTGCTTCCGAGGACGTACCCGATTTGGGGGCCTCGGCCATATGATTATTATAGGACAGGCCCTAAAAACAGGGCAATACCTTAATTCTTACCTATCGGTAATAATCAAGGTCGGGTGGTCATCTGCCTATTTGGGCGGATTTTGGAGGCCCTGAAAGGATACAGCCTCGGGCTCATGGGCACTCGGAAAGCCGCGGCGCGCCATTGGCGCTCCGTTGGGAGCTGCAATGGCGCGCCATAAATCCCGTCACAGTATCTACCCAAGCATGCGCATTTTCGCGCTATCGGACGTTTGGGTCGCTTAACCGTGGCGCGCCATTGGCGCGCCGACCGGCGCTACATTGGCGCGCCATGGGTTCGGGTTCACCCCACCGCCTCCCGATGCACCGCCGGGGATCGCAGCATATCCAAGCAGGCTGCGACCGCGACTGATGCCCCATCACCTGGACCCAGGCGGGTCTCCAGGGCGGCCAGGCGGCTTTCCCATTCCGGCGGCGAGGCCAGGCCGTCCCACAGGGAACGGAAGACTTCCGTGTCGGGACCGGGCGCGGTACCCGCCCACTCCGGGAAGATCGCCTCTCCCACGATCAGATTGGGTAGAGCCAAGCGACGACCCGCGAGAAGCCTCTTTCCCAACGCGTAGGTGAGGGGATCCAAAAGGGCCATGACCAGGGTGGGCACGCGATTGCGGGCCAGCTCGAGGGTGATGGTGCCGGGGAAGGCCAAGGCGCGCGGCGCATGGGCCAACGCCGCCGCCGCATCGCTGCGGACCCTCAATCCCGGCGCACCGGGTTCGCGGAACGCCGCCGCGGACGCCAAAGCCGCCCTCCTCCCCGCATGCCGTCTGACGATACGCTCCGCCTCCGCCTCCAGGAAGGCCGGCACGATCACGTCCAACGGGGCATCCTGCGGAAGCTCTGCGGCATCCAGCAGGCGCAGCCAGGCCGGCAGATTGCGTTTAAGGACCGGCAGGCGGCTGCCCGGGCATAAGGCGATCGGGCCGTCCTTGGTTAACACCGGAGTTACCGTATCCTGGAAGTGACCCTGGGTGACTTTAAGGCCCGGGACGCGCCAGGCATCCGACTCGAAGGCGTACAGCGCCTGCACCGAGCAGCCCGCCAGGGCCCTTCTGGCCTTGCGCAGCTTGCGGTCCGGATGGCGATAGGCCCATGCCTGGGGCGGGGCGATGAAATGGACGGGAACGCCCAGGCTGCGCGCCAGGCGGGCCAGACGCATGTTGAGGCCCGGGTAATCGACGAGCAACGCCAAATCGGGCCGGAAGTCCCGCAGGGCCCGGGCGGCCGCGAACCAAAGGCGTATCGCGAAGAGGCCACGCACGAGGGCGTCCCCCGCTCCGCTGAAGGCGGTCCGGGAGATGGGGAACAACGGCCGCAAGCCCTCGGCCTCGGCGCGGGGCCCGCCCAGGCCGGCCAACTCGAGGTCGGGCGCTTCCGCGCGCAGCCGCGCCAGCGTTTTCCCGAGGATGGCGTCCCCGGAGGCTTCCCCGGCCGACACGAATACTCGCAGGGGCCGGCTCATGATAAGGTGATGGGATCCAGACGCGTGAGCGATGGAACGACGCGATCGAATTCATCGCCGCGCACCGGCCCAGCGGTATGCGGATGGATCCAGATGGTGGTCCAACCCCGGGCCCGGCCCGATTCCAGGTTGTCCATGCGATCGTCCGCGAAGTGGATACGCGCCCCTTCGCCATGGCGCGCGCGCACGTGGGCGTCCACCTTGGCGTAGGCGGGGAGATTGGGCTTGCCTTCCCAATCCATATAAGCGATGTCGAAAATGCCTTCCAGGCGCCGCGGGAAAACCCGGCCCGCCGTTCCTACGGCGCCCGCCGTTCCTACGGCGCCCGCCACCTCTGCGCTGCCCACCGCGCCGCCGACCCCGGCCGCGTCCAACGCCGAGGCCGCGTCCCGCGCCGCGCCGGCCTCCGCCTCGGGCAACAAGCCCTCCAGGCCCATGGACCGCATCCCCCGCACGGCCCAGTCCAT harbors:
- a CDS encoding sigma-70 family RNA polymerase sigma factor — translated: MKSDLATSEGDEVLLERIRGGDLDAFAGLVDRYQGPLIGFLNRMIRDPEAARDLAQDAFLKAFQSLGSYTGRNQAGFSTWLFAIARNGCLDLVRSRKRKATEKLEDHENLPAPDPGDPARRLRIRMLLEDALEDMNPEQRMAFELTVVEGFGYEEAAVIQGTNAGTIRSRVSRAREALQVKLRGFGRKG
- a CDS encoding DUF342 domain-containing protein; protein product: MAEAPKSGTSSEATTAPGATSAPTVAGKTAEAGKPASPSVANPGDYLEIKTEPQRAVLTIKSAIAAAGLTLTREDVAKKLQSLKVVKGVDWSAVDRMIQGKQYDRGQVIAQGLLPKPGKDAVIQESIKVDSDLAPVMKKDGKADYKNVDNIHQVKKGDVLAVKTPMVPAAPGEDIFGKPLPAPAAKDAQFKLGANTTVSPDGMSLVAAVGGFVYHNAGALCVGVTYTLKGDVDFHTGNLHYHGDILVLGNVKEGFTVEADGNITVEGTVEGAEVVSHSATVTVKGCVFGHGKGRVAAKTGIKLMAAQDVRIECGDGAVEVAKGLRNCQVTAMHLKAGKPGCAVVGGEIRAYGEVEIADLGAEGCHTHIHIVDKAAEAAKIRLREVERLKAEIPHKLEPLEKKLMHMKAMVAKYGAVMSDRVKADLKAVADAYSGLKKAEKDLDDEKQRLASVILTPSSHSGRFAVTEKLIWGGILDFYGHAKELEAEDAKKEWVWGQGGLQSRSLSPSPPQPDLPPGNPAGAPPS
- a CDS encoding HlyC/CorC family transporter, with product MSSVGFEFFIIAALILVNGLFAMTEIAVVSARKARLQQWANEGNRRAQNALDLANSPNRFLATIQVVITMFTLLTGAYGGSTIAEKISAHLQGLPWVGQYHERIGLSMVVVAVGFLQVVFGELVPKTVALNHAEQIASIVAWPMQLISRLASPIVSFLGLFTDAILRMVGSKPSTEPPVTGDEINVMIAQGTEAGVFQESQQDMVESVIELNERRINTIMTPRPEIVWLDVEASLDESKEKILGSSYSRFPLCRDSLDEILGIVHTKDLLADCIAGKPLDLVSKARKALTIPETIPVLKSLESFKESGIHIALVIDEYGSLQGLVTLNDILESIVGNIASHDQKEEKPGAVRREDGSWLVDGMQPVEDFKDLMEIDDLPEEGTDTYQTLGGFVMMQLGRIPKPGDHFQSGDVRYEVMDMDGNRVDKVLVKKEEPPPDSQAEDRAGEEKG
- a CDS encoding caspase family protein, which gives rise to MKSPTLIAILLAAVVLPASAKTVRLALVAGHNRGLDDDPRLQYAEADAQKMAELLVEAGGVQEDNLLLLKSPRPEDLDRAFEDIRAKSLAAAPSDEVIFLFYYSGHGTGTHLKLGPKEYPLKDLKEHIEKIPAKLRIGILDACQSGAITRLKGARLVEPFLVEDKLNTEGSVLIASSAPDENAQESDQFQGSFFTHNLMTALRGAGDVSGDRRVTLMEAYQYAFQKTLVETEDSRGGAQHAMAALNLDVQGDVVLTDLNSGRGGLRFKPDLDGDLLVADAKSLVMAEFRKEKGKDAILALPPGTYRVFRKEGRKTTQMKARLKDKEMREVGPEDLSSGIQLVGLAKGTPEREEVDLPWRKAELPAQFPLRVGFGWINGYDQLSLTTLLGYRFWPRLGAYASFTTNKTWHRRLNSLGNDMEAEAGLETGKFLGENLEFTGTVFHRAHKATAYTVYEYGLCPLDVEGTCVVGDHVANSVWDLAGATGATFGARLWIWNRVSLSMSYGTAWTWAEGKFNPVYLTLLPAVHF